In a single window of the Brassica oleracea var. oleracea cultivar TO1000 unplaced genomic scaffold, BOL UnpScaffold01114, whole genome shotgun sequence genome:
- the LOC106320891 gene encoding uncharacterized protein LOC106320891, translated as MPILTPAIRLVVFRQSLRPHSAVAFLVEFLCFVLELLDKEKDLAKIFGIVSACDTLIFTMLDVIQNLIEGVKIRRCGQVFWLYKNDGSLYWHTLNAYLLMLSIVHVIGSAISYRSRRRYLVLLPLFVAGLELLPQEAYQVLGNDQSQNLQDYVEPDQVPRDCIGPLQNPLDGIELEEGDRVPDQEVADHVAPDGGS; from the coding sequence atgccGATCCTAACTCCGGCCATCAGACTCGTGGTTTTCAGGCAAAGTCTTCGACCACATTCCGCTGTTGCATTCCTCGTTGAGTTCCTCTGCTTTGTCTTAGAGCTACTCGACAAGGAGAAAGATCTAGCAAAGATATTCGGCATCGTTTCTGCTTGCGACACATTAATCTTCACTATGCTCGATGTAATCCAAAATCTGATCGAAGGAGTGAAAATACGAAGATGCGGTCAAGTGTTTTGGCTTTACAAAAACGATGGGAGTCTCTATTGGCACACACTAAACGCGTATTTACTGATGTTGTCCATTGTCCACGTCATTGGCTCCGCAATTTCATATAGGTCTCGTAGACGTTATCTAGTCTTGCTCCCGCTTTTTGTTGCTGGCCTAGAACTTCTTCCTCAAGAGGCATATCAGGTTCTTGGAAATGATCAGAGTCAAAACCTTCAAGATTACGTTGAGCCAGATCAAGTTCCACGAGATTGTATCGGGCCTCTTCAGAATCCATTAGATGGTATTGAGCTGGAGGAAGGCGATAGAGTGCCGGATCAAGAAGTTGCTGACCATGTTGCGCCTGATGGTGGCTCATAA
- the LOC106320892 gene encoding uncharacterized protein LOC106320892, producing the protein MNIKTDHNLPEVCMDAWDELHKEYLPEDNLCAESYYEIHKLVHSLVLPSEMIDVCIDNCMIYWRKDAKLLECKFSKKPRYRPEERGRNRVPYQRMWYLPISDRLKRLYQSEKTAAAMRWHDEHTQKEGEINHPSDAKAWKHLNSVHKYFASNLRNVYLGLCTDGFSPFGMSRRLYSLWPVILTPYNLPPEMCMEREFLFMSILIPGPKHMKRSLDVFQQPLIEELKELWLDYEWETSLSLLYGKHICISAEAWSKLVVRDTVPPYLSGEEIEKDIDYYGGEETISKGGNWHTTANMADGYGTHHNWHKKSIFWELPNWKDRLLRHNLDVMHIETNLLDNIINTLLNVPEKTKDNKNSRLDLSALCSRSELHIKDDGKILVPIFRLSVEAKAALFKWVASDVKFSDVLNRGGNFQG; encoded by the exons atgaatatcaaaactgatCATAACTTACCTGAAGTTTGTATGGATGCGTGGGATGAGTTGcataaagagtatttgccagaagataATTTGtgtgctgaatcttattatgagattcacaAACTTGTTCATAGTCTTGTCTTACCTTCAGAGATGATAGATGTGTGTATAGACAACTGTATGATCTACTGGAGGAAAGATGCAAAATTGTTGGAGTGTAAATTTTCAAAGAAGCCACGATATAGACCAGAAGAACGGGGGcggaatagggtaccgtaccagcGGATGTGGTACTTACCTATTTCGGATAGACTGaagagattatatcaatctgaaaaGACTGCAGCAGCGATGAGATGGCATGACGAACATACTCAGAAGGAAGGCGAGATCAATCACCcgtcagatgcaaaagcgtggaaacaCTTGAATTCGGTTCACAAATATTTTGCAAGCAACCTTCgcaatgtttatcttggattatgcacagatggatttagtccttTTGGAATGTCTAGAAGACTATACTCGCTTTGGCCAGTCATCCTGACGCCATACAACCTTCCACCAGAGATGTGTATGGAAAGAGAATTTCTTTTCATGAGTATATTGATACCTGGGCCTAAGCATATGAAGCGGTCTCTCGATGTTTTCCAACAACCTCTGATAGAAGAATTGAAGGAATTGTG GTTGGACTACGAATGGGAGACTAGCTTGTCCTTATTGTATGGGAAGCACATTTGCATTTCAGCTGAAGCATG GTCAAAATTGGTTGTACGGGACACTGTACCACCTTATTTATCTGGAGAGGAAATCGAGAAAGATATTGATTACTATGGTGGAGAGGAAACAATCAGCAAAGGAGGTAATTGGCATACTACTGCAAATATGGCTGATGGTTACGGGACACATCATAATtggcacaaaaagagtatattttgggaactTCCAAACTGGAAGGATCGGCTTCTACGACACaatcttgatgtgatgcatatagagacgAACTTATTGGACAACATCATCAATACATTATTGAACGTCCCtgaaaagacaaaagataacaagaactCAAGGTTGGATTTGTCTGCATTATGTTCTAGGAGTGAGCTGCATATTAAAGACGATGGGAAAATTCTGGTTCCCATTTTCAGATTGTCAGTAGAAGCAAAAGCGGCGTTGTTCAAGTGGGTGGCCTCAGATGTGAAGTTTTCAGATGTGTTGAACAGGGGCGGAAATTTTCAGGGATGA